The following are from one region of the Heliangelus exortis chromosome 2, bHelExo1.hap1, whole genome shotgun sequence genome:
- the ESRP1 gene encoding epithelial splicing regulatory protein 1 isoform X3 yields MLESELQLKFNQSVSNELNIGVGTSFCFCTDGQLHIRQVLHPEASKKNILLPECFYSFFDLRKEFKKCCPGSPDVSKLDVAAMTEYLNLDKNSPAFPYGASQVEDMGNIILTLISEPYNHRFSDPERVNYKFESGPCSKMELVDDNAVIRARGLPWQSSDQDIARFFKGLNIAKGGAALCLNAQGRRNGEALVRFVSEEHRDLALQRHKHHMGNRYIEVYKATGEDFLKIAGGTSNEVAQFLSKENQVIVRMRGLPFNVTTEEVLTFFGQHCPVTGGKEGVLFVTYPDSRPTGDAFVLFACEEYAQNALKKHKDLLGKRYIELFRSTAAEVQQVLNRYSSTPLIPLPTPPILPVLPQQFVPPTNVRDCIRLRGLPYAATIEDILEFLGEFSTDIRTHGVHMVLNHQGRPSGDAFIQMKSADRAFLAAQKCHKKTMKDRYVEVFQCSAEEMNFVLMGGTLNRNGLSPPPCKLPCLSPPSYSFPAPAAVVPTEAALYQPSMLLNPRTLQPSTAYYPAGAQLFMNYTAYYPSMQQRMDLCTQMIRPGQCPKNGFAFKGLSR; encoded by the exons TTTAATCAGTCCGTGAGCAATGAGCTGAACATTGGCGTAGGTacttccttctgtttctgtacGGATGGACAGTTGCATATTAGGCAAGTTCTCCACCCTGAAGCTTCCAAAAAG AATATCTTACTGCCTGAATGCTTCTACTCCTTTTTTGATCTACGGAAAGAGTTCAAGAAGTGTTGCCCTGGCTCTCCTGATGTTAGCAAACTGGATGTTGCAGCCATGACAGAAT ATTTAAATCTTGACAAGAACAGTCCAGCATTTCCCTATGGAGCCTCACAAGTTGAAGATATgggaaatattattttaacacTAATATCTGAACCATACA ATCACAGATTTTCAGATCCAGAAAGAGTGAACTACAAATTTGAAAGTGGGCCTTG cagcaagATGGAACTTGTGGATGACAATGCTGTTATCCGAGCACGAGGACTGCCATGGCAGTCATCTGACCAGGACATAGCAAGATTCTTCAAAGGCCTAAATATTGCCAA GGGAGGTGCTGCACTCTGTCTCAatgcccagggcaggaggaatgGGGAGGCTCTTGTGAGGTTTGTAAGTGAAGAGCATAGAGATCTGGCACTACAAAGGCACAAGCATCACATGGGAAATCGGTACATTGAG gTATACAAGGCAACAGGTGAAGACTTCCTTAAAATTGCAGGAG GCACTTCCAACGAGGTTGCACAGTTCTTgtcaaaagaaaaccaagtgaTTGTCAGGATGCGAGGTCTTCCTTTCAATGTAACAACAGAAGAAGTGCTGACATTCTTTGGCCAGCACTGCCCTGTaacaggagggaaagagggagtCCTGTTTGTTACATACCCTGACAGCAGACCAACAGGAGATGCCTTTGTCTTGTTTGCTTGTGAGGAATATGCacaaaatgcactgaaaaagcATAAGGACTTGCTGGGGAAAAGGTACATTGAACTCTTCAGGAGCACTGCAGCAGAAGTTCAGCAG GTGCTGAACAGGTACTCCTCCACACCTCTCATTCCTCTCCCAACACCTCCTATTCTTCCAGTATTACCTCAACAGTTTGTGCCTCCCACTAATGTCAGAGACTGCATACGTTTGCGTGGTCTTCCCTATGCTGCTACTATAGAGGACATCCTGGAGTTTTTGGGGGAGTTTTCTACAGATATTCGGACCCACGGAGTGCACATGGTACTAAACCACCAG ggACGTCCATCGGGAGATGCTTTTATTCAGATGAAATCTGCAGACCGAGCTTTCCTGGCTGCACAGAAGTGTCATAAGAAGACTATGAAGGACAGATATGTTGAAGTCTTTCAATGTTCTGCTGAGGAGATGAACTTTGTATTAATGGGGGGCACTTTAAATCGAAATGGCTTATCCCCACCACCATGTAAGTTACCAT GCCTTTCACCCCCTTCCTACTCCTttccagcccctgctgcagtTGTGCCAACAGAAGCTGCTCTCTATCAGCCATCCATGCTCCTCAACCCCCGAACGCTCCAGCCCTCCACTGCCTACTACcctgctggggctcagctctTCATGAACTACACAGCTTACTACCCCAG TATGCAGCAGAGGATGGACTTGTGCACACAAATGATCCGACCAGGGCAGTGTCCTAAGAATGGATTTGCATTTAAAGGCCTCAGCAGGTAG